In Streptomyces sp. 840.1, one DNA window encodes the following:
- a CDS encoding phosphatidylglycerol lysyltransferase domain-containing protein, with translation MSVTLDGDKSGSVPNTARKFVRGPRPETVPVLVGTACTVVGLIDVAAGVFPRFRHSRMHTLAEVLPGALGPFAAALSLSAGVLLLLLAHGLKRHKRRAWRAAVVLLPAGALSQFLYRHSVLGAAVSLTLCYLLVRHRSEFAALPDPRSRWRALANFVLLGAGSLGLGLVIVSVHPGRLVGNPSIADRLQHVLYGLFGFEGPVEYAGVTSWTVAYSLGALGLLTAVTTIYFAFRPEHPAARLTEDDEARLRTLLERHGRRDSLGHFALRRDKAVVFSPSGKAAVCYRVVSGVMLASGDPIGDVEAWPGAIERFMDEARAHSWTPAVMGCSETGGEVWTRETGLDALELGDEAVVDVADFSLAGRAMRNVRQMVKRIERGGYVTRVRRVADIGEAELARIRHAAADWRGTDNERGFSMALGRIGDGADGDCFVATAHKTDEQSADSPYGDLKAVLHFVPWGTDGMSLDLMRRDRAADPGMNELLIVASLQAAPRLGITRVSLNFAMFRSALARGEKLGAGPVLRIWRGLLIFLSRWFQIESLYKFNAKFRPRWEPRFVVYRTARDLPRISLAAMQAEGFVSFALPRVLARRLPARGQRPCAHARPSSPEQGVHAA, from the coding sequence ATGTCTGTCACGCTAGATGGGGATAAATCGGGATCGGTTCCGAATACTGCACGCAAGTTCGTGCGCGGACCGCGGCCCGAAACCGTACCGGTGCTCGTCGGCACCGCCTGCACCGTAGTCGGCCTGATCGACGTCGCCGCCGGAGTCTTCCCACGCTTCCGCCACAGCCGGATGCACACCCTCGCCGAGGTACTCCCCGGCGCTCTCGGCCCCTTCGCCGCCGCGCTCTCGCTGAGCGCCGGCGTCCTGCTGCTGCTCCTGGCCCACGGCCTCAAGCGGCACAAGCGAAGGGCCTGGCGGGCCGCCGTCGTACTGCTGCCGGCCGGTGCGCTGTCGCAGTTCCTCTACCGGCACTCGGTGCTGGGCGCGGCCGTCTCCCTGACGCTGTGCTACCTGCTGGTACGCCACCGGAGTGAATTCGCGGCCCTGCCCGACCCGCGCAGCCGCTGGCGGGCCCTGGCCAACTTCGTCCTGCTCGGCGCGGGTTCGCTCGGCCTCGGGCTGGTCATCGTCAGCGTCCACCCCGGCCGGCTGGTCGGGAACCCCAGCATCGCCGACCGGCTCCAGCACGTGCTGTACGGCCTGTTCGGCTTCGAGGGCCCGGTCGAGTACGCCGGGGTCACCTCCTGGACCGTGGCCTACTCGCTGGGCGCGCTCGGGCTGCTGACCGCCGTCACCACCATCTACTTCGCGTTCCGCCCCGAACATCCCGCCGCCCGCCTCACCGAGGACGACGAGGCCCGGCTGCGCACCCTGCTGGAGCGGCACGGCCGCCGCGACTCGCTCGGCCACTTCGCGCTCCGCCGCGACAAGGCCGTGGTGTTCTCCCCCAGCGGCAAGGCCGCCGTCTGCTACCGCGTGGTGTCCGGGGTGATGCTGGCCAGCGGCGACCCGATCGGTGACGTGGAGGCCTGGCCCGGCGCCATCGAACGGTTCATGGACGAGGCCAGGGCCCACTCCTGGACCCCGGCCGTGATGGGCTGCAGCGAGACCGGCGGCGAGGTCTGGACCCGTGAGACCGGACTCGACGCCCTGGAACTCGGGGACGAGGCGGTGGTGGATGTCGCGGATTTCTCCCTCGCCGGACGCGCGATGCGCAACGTGCGCCAGATGGTGAAGCGCATCGAACGTGGTGGATACGTGACCCGGGTCCGGCGGGTGGCCGATATCGGTGAGGCCGAACTGGCCCGGATCCGGCACGCCGCGGCCGACTGGCGCGGCACCGACAACGAACGCGGCTTCTCCATGGCGCTCGGCCGGATCGGGGACGGCGCCGACGGGGACTGCTTCGTCGCCACCGCCCACAAGACCGACGAACAGAGTGCCGATTCCCCCTACGGCGATCTCAAGGCCGTCCTCCACTTCGTCCCCTGGGGCACCGACGGAATGTCCCTGGACCTCATGCGCCGCGACCGCGCCGCCGACCCGGGGATGAACGAGCTGCTGATCGTCGCATCGCTCCAGGCCGCTCCCCGGCTCGGCATCACCCGCGTCTCGCTGAACTTCGCGATGTTCCGCTCCGCCCTGGCCCGCGGCGAGAAGCTGGGCGCCGGACCGGTGCTGCGCATCTGGCGCGGCCTGCTGATCTTCCTGTCGCGCTGGTTCCAGATCGAGTCCCTGTACAAGTTCAACGCCAAGTTCCGGCCCCGCTGGGAGCCCCGGTTCGTGGTCTACCGCACCGCCCGCGACCTGCCCCGCATCTCGCTGGCCGCGATGCAGGCCGAGGGCTTCGTCAGCTTCGCGCTCCCGCGTGTGCTGGCCCGCCGGCTGCCTGCGCGCGGGCAGCGGCCCTGCGCGCACGCCCGGCCCTCCTCACCGGAGCAGGGCGTCCACGCGGCGTGA
- a CDS encoding esterase family protein yields MGLTGKAVLILAITLAVVLFAVTIWLWPRFARRSVPMVFGRVGLLLATQVAVFASVGLMANNSFLFYGSWADLFGQKQDLGVVTDHAAGTLAAKNIVRVGTQRPDGPGGSLATRGGRIDKVVVAGPHSGIESSAYVYLPPEYFQAAYARRKFPAVVVLTGYPGTSENLLKGLRYPRTALDQVKAGRSQPMILVMLRPTLAPPRDTECVDIKGGPQTETFFAKDLPRAVSAAYRVGHRARNWGIIGNSTGGYCALKIGLHHPDRFTASAGLSAYYKAAEDPTTGDLFHGDQQARDHADLLWTLDHRPMPDSSFLVTTSRHGEANYADTRKFLAKVKSPAQASSIVLASGGHNFNTWRREIPAALVWLSSRLSEN; encoded by the coding sequence ATGGGCCTTACCGGCAAGGCAGTGCTGATCCTGGCGATCACGCTGGCCGTCGTGCTGTTCGCCGTCACGATCTGGCTGTGGCCGAGGTTCGCCCGGCGCAGCGTCCCCATGGTGTTCGGCAGGGTCGGCCTGCTCCTCGCGACCCAGGTGGCGGTCTTCGCCTCGGTCGGCCTGATGGCCAACAACTCGTTCCTCTTCTACGGCTCCTGGGCGGACCTGTTCGGCCAGAAGCAGGACCTGGGCGTGGTCACCGATCACGCGGCCGGGACCCTGGCCGCGAAGAACATCGTCCGGGTGGGGACGCAGCGGCCCGACGGGCCGGGCGGTTCGCTGGCCACCAGGGGCGGCCGGATCGACAAGGTGGTGGTCGCGGGGCCGCACTCCGGGATCGAGAGCTCGGCGTACGTGTACCTGCCGCCGGAGTACTTCCAGGCGGCGTACGCCCGGCGGAAGTTCCCCGCGGTGGTGGTGCTCACGGGCTACCCGGGCACTTCGGAGAACCTCCTCAAGGGGCTGCGCTACCCGCGTACGGCACTCGATCAGGTGAAGGCCGGACGGTCGCAGCCGATGATCCTGGTGATGCTGCGGCCCACGCTGGCACCGCCCCGGGACACCGAGTGCGTCGACATAAAGGGCGGGCCGCAGACCGAGACGTTCTTCGCGAAGGATCTGCCGCGGGCGGTGTCGGCCGCCTACCGGGTCGGCCACCGGGCCCGGAACTGGGGCATCATCGGCAACTCGACCGGCGGCTACTGCGCCCTGAAGATCGGGCTGCACCACCCGGACCGGTTCACGGCGAGCGCGGGGCTGTCCGCGTACTACAAGGCGGCCGAGGACCCGACGACCGGCGACCTCTTCCACGGCGACCAGCAGGCCCGGGACCACGCCGATCTGCTGTGGACCCTGGACCACCGGCCGATGCCCGACTCGTCGTTCCTGGTGACCACCTCCCGCCACGGCGAGGCGAACTACGCGGACACGCGGAAGTTCCTGGCCAAGGTGAAGTCGCCCGCGCAGGCCTCCTCGATCGTGCTCGCCAGCGGCGGGCACAACTTCAACACCTGGCGCCGGGAGATTCCCGCCGCCCTGGTGTGGCTGAGCAGCCGGCTCAGCGAGAACTGA
- a CDS encoding betaine/proline/choline family ABC transporter ATP-binding protein (Members of the family are the ATP-binding subunit of ABC transporters for substrates such as betaine, L-proline or other amino acids, choline, carnitine, etc. The substrate specificity is best determined from the substrate-binding subunit, rather than this subunit, as it interacts with the permease subunit and not with substrate directly.), which produces MIRFEHVTKRYADGTTAVDGLSFEVAEGELVTLVGPSGCGKTTTMKMVNRLIEPTEGRIFLDGDDISAIDPVQLRRRIGYVIQQVGLFPHRTVLENTATVPHLLGWKRGKGRERAAELLDLVGLDPSVYGDRYPEQLSGGQRQRVGVARALAADPPVLLMDEPFGAVDPVVRERLQNEFLKLQAQVRKTVLFVTHDIEEAVRLGDRIAVYGQGSIEQFDTPATVLGAPATDYVADFVGADRGLKRLSVTPIEESDLDQPPVVHLDDPLATATERLRAQGARWAVVLDGDDHLHGWIPAGDALTATAGTVREHARRMEAWLPVGAPLKQAFATMLQHDAGWIAVIDKDSAGRFLGVLTPARLHEALRRSIDADDRAVPRAEVAVESVASVSGGTGAAGGTAEAGGAGGAGAKTA; this is translated from the coding sequence ATGATCCGTTTCGAGCACGTCACCAAGCGGTATGCGGACGGCACCACCGCCGTCGACGGCCTTTCCTTCGAGGTCGCCGAGGGTGAACTCGTCACGCTCGTCGGACCGTCGGGGTGCGGCAAGACGACCACGATGAAGATGGTGAACCGGCTGATCGAACCGACCGAGGGCCGGATATTCCTCGACGGGGACGACATATCGGCCATCGACCCCGTCCAGCTTCGCCGGCGTATCGGCTACGTGATCCAGCAGGTCGGGCTGTTCCCGCACCGGACGGTCCTGGAAAACACCGCTACCGTGCCCCATCTCCTGGGCTGGAAACGCGGAAAGGGCCGCGAACGCGCGGCGGAACTCCTCGATCTGGTCGGACTCGATCCTTCCGTTTATGGTGACCGCTATCCGGAACAGCTGTCCGGCGGTCAGCGCCAACGCGTGGGTGTGGCAAGGGCGCTGGCGGCCGACCCGCCCGTACTGCTGATGGATGAGCCTTTCGGCGCGGTCGACCCGGTCGTCCGGGAACGGCTCCAGAACGAATTCCTCAAGCTTCAGGCGCAGGTCCGCAAAACGGTGCTCTTCGTCACGCACGACATCGAGGAGGCGGTCCGCCTCGGGGACCGTATCGCCGTCTACGGGCAGGGCTCGATCGAGCAGTTCGACACACCGGCCACCGTGCTCGGCGCCCCCGCCACGGACTATGTCGCGGACTTCGTCGGCGCCGACCGAGGGCTGAAGCGGCTCTCGGTCACCCCCATCGAGGAGAGCGACCTCGACCAGCCGCCGGTCGTCCACCTCGACGACCCGCTGGCCACGGCGACCGAGCGGCTGCGGGCCCAGGGCGCGCGCTGGGCCGTCGTGCTCGACGGCGACGACCATCTGCACGGCTGGATCCCGGCCGGTGACGCGCTCACCGCCACCGCCGGCACGGTCCGCGAGCACGCCCGGCGGATGGAGGCGTGGCTGCCCGTCGGCGCCCCGCTCAAGCAGGCGTTCGCCACCATGCTCCAGCACGACGCCGGCTGGATCGCGGTCATCGACAAGGACAGCGCGGGGCGGTTCCTCGGCGTCCTCACCCCGGCCCGCCTGCACGAGGCGCTGCGCCGGTCGATCGACGCGGACGACCGGGCGGTGCCGCGCGCCGAGGTGGCCGTGGAGAGCGTCGCCAGCGTGTCGGGCGGGACGGGCGCAGCGGGCGGGACGGCAGAGGCAGGCGGGGCGGGCGGGGCGGGCGCCAAGACCGCCTGA
- a CDS encoding ABC transporter permease — protein sequence MAAQNCLVTNDWICGEYLRSRSQELTDATVQHIWITAVSVAIGVAVAFPLALLARRSRRFAGPVLGLTTVLYTVPSLAMFSLLLPLFGLSAALVVTGLVLYSLTILVRNILAGLEAVPEEAKEAALGMGYGPARLLWEVELPLAMPALMAGIRIATVSTIALTTIGSIVGRGGLGNLIDDALPSFFKAQVLAASVLCVLLAVVADLLLLGVQRLLTPWTRISGNHDAVDTAVTAKAV from the coding sequence ATGGCCGCACAGAACTGCCTGGTGACGAACGACTGGATCTGCGGGGAGTATCTCCGTTCCCGCAGCCAGGAGTTGACCGATGCCACGGTCCAGCACATCTGGATCACCGCGGTCTCGGTGGCGATCGGCGTCGCCGTCGCATTCCCGCTGGCACTGCTCGCCCGCCGCAGCCGGCGCTTCGCCGGACCGGTGCTCGGGCTGACCACGGTGCTCTACACCGTGCCGTCGCTCGCGATGTTCTCGCTGCTGCTGCCCCTATTCGGACTCTCCGCGGCCCTGGTCGTCACCGGGCTGGTGCTGTATTCGCTGACCATCCTCGTACGCAACATCCTGGCGGGCCTGGAAGCGGTCCCCGAGGAGGCGAAGGAGGCCGCGCTCGGCATGGGCTATGGGCCCGCCCGGCTCCTGTGGGAAGTGGAGCTGCCGCTCGCGATGCCCGCGCTGATGGCCGGAATACGGATTGCCACGGTCTCCACGATCGCGCTGACGACCATCGGTTCGATCGTCGGCCGGGGCGGTCTGGGCAACCTCATCGACGACGCCCTGCCGAGCTTCTTCAAGGCCCAGGTGCTGGCCGCCTCGGTGCTCTGCGTACTGCTCGCGGTCGTCGCGGACCTGCTGCTGCTCGGCGTGCAGCGGCTGCTGACCCCGTGGACGCGCATATCGGGAAACCACGACGCCGTGGACACGGCCGTCACGGCGAAGGCGGTCTGA
- a CDS encoding ABC transporter permease: MGVLGEAWTWLTTGANWSGESGVSHRLGEHLYVSGVALLLACAIALPVALFLGHIGRGGALAVNISNVGRAVPVFAVLALFMVSPLRNSGYVPTVIALVLFAVPPLLTNAYVGMTGVDRSVTEAARGMGMSGGQLFLRVELPLAYPMIMTGLRSAAVQVVATATIAAMVGQGGLGRIITAGFNTYNTPQVVAGALLVAVLALLVETVLVALDRLLSPLRRRRTA; encoded by the coding sequence ATGGGAGTTCTCGGCGAGGCCTGGACCTGGCTCACCACCGGCGCCAACTGGTCGGGGGAGAGCGGGGTGAGCCACCGGCTCGGTGAGCATCTGTACGTCAGCGGCGTGGCGCTCCTCCTGGCCTGCGCCATAGCGCTGCCCGTCGCGCTCTTCCTGGGGCACATCGGCAGGGGCGGCGCGCTGGCCGTCAACATCTCCAACGTGGGGCGGGCGGTCCCGGTCTTCGCGGTGCTGGCCCTCTTCATGGTCTCGCCGCTGCGCAACAGCGGATACGTGCCGACGGTCATCGCCCTGGTGCTGTTCGCCGTGCCGCCGCTGCTGACCAACGCCTACGTCGGGATGACCGGCGTCGACCGCTCGGTGACGGAGGCCGCGCGCGGGATGGGCATGTCGGGCGGCCAGCTCTTCCTCCGGGTCGAGCTCCCGCTGGCCTATCCGATGATCATGACCGGGCTGCGTTCGGCCGCGGTCCAGGTGGTGGCCACGGCGACGATCGCCGCGATGGTCGGCCAGGGCGGTCTCGGGCGGATCATCACCGCCGGTTTCAACACGTACAACACCCCGCAGGTGGTCGCGGGGGCTCTGCTGGTCGCCGTGCTCGCCCTGCTGGTGGAGACGGTGCTGGTCGCCCTCGACCGGCTGCTGTCACCGCTGCGCCGCCGCCGGACGGCGTGA
- a CDS encoding ABC transporter substrate-binding protein produces the protein MSKTSRIAGAAIGIALLAGSLAACGGDSLEKDKSGPADGGGSGKKGSLVVGAAAFTESKVLAELYAQILADAGYSTSVTTVKNRELYEPSLEKGEIDVVPEYAATITEFLNAKVNGAKAAEEKPLASGDTAATVTALEKLATPRGLKVLPPGKAVDQNAFAVTKEFAAKNKLKTLSDLGASKVKVKIAAGDECEVRAFCAPGLKKTYGIDVTGIDPKGVGTPQSKQAVKDGKDQLVLSTTTDAVLDSYGLVFLEDDKKLQNADNVLPVVNAKDAGGDDIAAALGKLTDALTTEDLAELNRKVDAERAKPEDAAKEYLQSKGLIKK, from the coding sequence ATGAGCAAGACCTCGCGCATAGCCGGCGCGGCCATCGGCATCGCCCTGCTGGCGGGCTCGCTCGCCGCCTGCGGCGGTGACAGCCTGGAGAAGGACAAGAGCGGACCGGCCGACGGCGGCGGCTCCGGGAAGAAGGGCTCCCTCGTCGTCGGGGCCGCCGCCTTCACCGAGTCCAAGGTGCTCGCGGAGCTGTACGCGCAGATCCTGGCCGACGCCGGATACAGCACCTCGGTCACCACGGTGAAGAACCGCGAACTGTACGAACCCTCCCTGGAGAAGGGCGAGATCGACGTCGTACCCGAATACGCGGCGACGATCACCGAATTCCTCAACGCCAAGGTGAACGGGGCGAAGGCGGCCGAGGAGAAGCCGCTCGCGTCGGGCGACACGGCGGCCACCGTCACGGCCCTGGAGAAGCTCGCCACTCCGCGCGGACTGAAGGTCCTGCCGCCCGGCAAGGCGGTCGACCAGAACGCCTTCGCGGTCACCAAGGAATTCGCCGCGAAGAACAAGCTGAAGACCCTTTCGGATCTCGGCGCCTCCAAGGTCAAGGTGAAGATCGCGGCGGGTGACGAGTGCGAGGTGCGGGCGTTCTGCGCACCCGGACTGAAGAAGACGTACGGCATCGACGTGACCGGCATCGACCCCAAGGGAGTGGGCACCCCGCAGTCCAAGCAGGCCGTCAAGGACGGCAAGGACCAGCTGGTCCTGTCCACCACCACGGACGCGGTGCTGGACAGCTACGGCCTGGTTTTCCTGGAGGACGACAAGAAGCTGCAGAACGCGGACAACGTTCTGCCGGTCGTCAATGCCAAGGACGCCGGCGGCGACGACATCGCGGCGGCACTCGGCAAGCTCACCGACGCACTCACCACCGAGGACCTCGCGGAACTGAACCGCAAGGTCGACGCCGAGCGCGCCAAGCCCGAGGACGCGGCGAAGGAATACCTTCAGTCCAAAGGTCTGATCAAGAAGTAG
- a CDS encoding NADH-quinone oxidoreductase subunit D, with translation MTETTVGIGGAAESTDMVLNIGPQHPSTHGVLRLRIVLDGERIQHAEPVIGYMHRGAEKLFEARDYRQIVMLANRHDWLSAFSNELGVVMAVERMLGMEVPERAVWTRTLLAELNRVLNHLMFLGSYPLELGGITPVFYAFREREELQAVMEEVSGGRMHYMFNRVGGLKEDLPAGWLGRARDAVASVRSRMDVYDKLVLGNEIFRGRTRGVGVLSAGAVHAYGVSGPIARASGVDFDLRRDEPYLAYGELQDTLKVVTRDEGDCLARFECLLDQTHNALDLADACLDRMADLAPGPINQRLPKVLKAPEGHTYAWTENPLGVNGYYLVSKGEKTPYRLKLRSASFNNIQALTELLPGTLVADMVAILGSLFFVVGDIDK, from the coding sequence ATGACGGAGACCACGGTCGGCATCGGCGGCGCGGCGGAAAGCACCGACATGGTGCTCAACATCGGCCCGCAGCACCCCTCGACACACGGCGTGCTCCGACTGCGGATCGTCCTGGACGGCGAACGCATCCAGCACGCCGAACCCGTCATCGGCTATATGCACCGGGGCGCGGAGAAGCTCTTCGAGGCCCGCGACTACCGGCAGATCGTGATGCTCGCCAACCGCCACGACTGGCTGTCGGCGTTCTCCAACGAGCTGGGTGTCGTGATGGCCGTCGAGCGGATGCTCGGCATGGAGGTCCCGGAGCGCGCGGTCTGGACCCGCACCCTGCTGGCCGAGCTGAACCGGGTGCTCAACCACCTGATGTTCCTCGGCTCCTACCCGCTGGAACTCGGCGGGATCACCCCGGTGTTCTACGCGTTCCGGGAGCGCGAGGAGCTGCAGGCCGTGATGGAGGAGGTCTCCGGCGGCCGGATGCACTACATGTTCAACCGGGTCGGCGGCCTCAAGGAGGACCTCCCGGCGGGCTGGCTCGGCCGGGCCCGGGACGCCGTCGCCTCGGTCAGGTCCCGGATGGACGTCTACGACAAGCTGGTGCTCGGCAACGAGATCTTCCGGGGCCGCACCCGCGGGGTGGGCGTGCTGTCGGCCGGGGCCGTGCACGCGTACGGGGTGTCCGGGCCGATCGCCCGCGCCTCGGGCGTCGACTTCGATCTGCGGCGCGACGAGCCCTACCTCGCCTACGGGGAGCTCCAGGACACCCTGAAGGTCGTCACGCGCGACGAGGGCGACTGCCTGGCCCGGTTCGAATGCCTGCTGGACCAGACGCACAACGCCCTGGACCTCGCGGACGCCTGCCTGGACCGGATGGCGGACCTGGCGCCCGGCCCGATCAACCAGCGGCTGCCCAAGGTGCTCAAGGCGCCCGAGGGCCACACCTACGCCTGGACTGAGAACCCGCTGGGCGTCAACGGCTACTACCTGGTGTCCAAGGGCGAGAAGACCCCGTACCGGCTCAAGCTCCGCTCGGCGTCGTTCAACAACATCCAGGCGCTCACCGAGCTGCTGCCGGGCACCCTGGTCGCGGACATGGTGGCGATCCTGGGCTCGCTGTTCTTCGTCGTCGGGGACATCGACAAGTAG
- a CDS encoding SAM-dependent methyltransferase, with amino-acid sequence MTDDWRGWQEAAEAALYGNEGFYRSPEGPAGHFRTSVHASALFATAVARLLVRTADGLGTGPVDLVDLGAGRGELLTGVLAALPAQGGGGLSVRAYAVELAARPAGLDPRVQWCAEPPQGVRGLLFANEWLDNVPTPVAETDQDGVRRYVQVRTSDGAERLGEPVSGADARWLERWWPPAGPGSRAEIGRPRDEAWARAVATLSAGLAVAVDYTHVREARPLFGTLTGFRAGREVRPVPDGSCDLTSHVALDACAAAGGPAAELGTQREALHGLGISGERPPLSLASGDPAGYVRALAGAGEAAELTARGGLGDFGWLTQRVAPGTLPPDPRSSIAAGA; translated from the coding sequence GTGACGGATGACTGGCGCGGTTGGCAGGAGGCGGCCGAGGCCGCTTTGTACGGGAACGAGGGGTTCTACCGGAGCCCCGAGGGGCCGGCGGGTCATTTCCGTACCTCGGTGCACGCCTCCGCGCTGTTCGCGACGGCCGTGGCCCGGCTGTTGGTCAGGACGGCGGACGGGCTCGGGACCGGTCCGGTGGACCTGGTGGATCTGGGGGCGGGGCGCGGAGAGCTGTTGACGGGGGTGCTCGCGGCGCTGCCGGCGCAGGGCGGCGGCGGTCTCTCGGTACGGGCGTACGCCGTGGAGCTGGCCGCGCGCCCCGCAGGTCTGGACCCCCGCGTGCAGTGGTGCGCGGAGCCGCCGCAGGGCGTGCGCGGGCTGCTGTTCGCCAACGAGTGGCTGGACAACGTGCCGACGCCGGTCGCCGAGACGGATCAGGACGGCGTACGCCGCTACGTCCAGGTGCGGACCTCGGACGGCGCGGAGCGGCTGGGCGAACCGGTGAGCGGGGCCGACGCCCGGTGGCTGGAGCGCTGGTGGCCGCCGGCCGGGCCGGGCAGCCGGGCGGAGATCGGCCGCCCGCGCGACGAGGCGTGGGCGCGTGCGGTGGCCACGCTGTCCGCCGGGCTCGCGGTGGCGGTGGACTACACGCACGTACGGGAGGCCCGGCCGCTCTTCGGCACGCTGACCGGCTTCCGGGCGGGGCGCGAGGTGCGGCCCGTGCCGGACGGCAGCTGCGACCTCACCTCGCACGTGGCGCTGGACGCGTGCGCGGCGGCGGGCGGCCCGGCCGCGGAGCTCGGCACCCAGCGCGAGGCGCTGCACGGGCTGGGCATCAGCGGGGAGCGCCCGCCGCTGTCCCTGGCGTCGGGCGACCCGGCCGGATACGTACGGGCGCTGGCCGGGGCGGGTGAGGCGGCGGAGCTGACCGCGCGGGGCGGCCTGGGCGACTTCGGCTGGCTGACGCAACGCGTGGCCCCGGGCACGCTGCCCCCGGACCCCCGCTCCTCCATCGCCGCAGGGGCCTGA
- a CDS encoding sensor histidine kinase, which translates to MQRLYDFIRRHPTGVDSFWAVFLLGISGMTIVVGGAGRGGGERFAVVPVVIGLSIVVALRRRAPEKMLLLAIAMGVVQLVFGVRPTTANFAMLVITFTVATVGERWASRLALTCSLCAAGLSQLRWPNQDPGSWAQKLFIVVVMTVPFVLAWVLGDSMRTRRAYFDQLEERAARLEREREAQSKVAVAAERARIARELHDVVAHNVSVMVVQADGAAYVMDAAPDQARQALETISSTGRQALAEMRRLLGVLRTGDVPESGEYVPQPDVEQIEELVDQVVQSGLAVDFKIEGTPRPLPSGVELTAYRIVQEALTNTRKHGGPNAGASVRLVYFDDGLGLLVEDDGRGAAHELYEDGGADGAGHGMIGMRERVGMVGGTLDAGPRPGGGFRISALLPLKPAS; encoded by the coding sequence GTGCAGCGCCTCTACGATTTCATCCGCAGACACCCGACGGGCGTCGACAGCTTCTGGGCTGTCTTCCTCCTCGGGATCTCCGGCATGACCATTGTGGTGGGCGGTGCCGGGCGCGGAGGCGGTGAGCGCTTCGCCGTGGTGCCGGTCGTCATCGGTCTGAGCATCGTCGTCGCACTGCGCCGCCGCGCGCCCGAGAAGATGCTGCTGCTCGCGATCGCCATGGGCGTCGTCCAGCTGGTCTTCGGGGTCAGACCGACCACGGCGAACTTCGCGATGCTGGTGATCACGTTCACCGTGGCCACGGTCGGCGAGCGCTGGGCCTCCCGGCTCGCCCTGACCTGCAGTCTGTGCGCGGCGGGCCTCTCCCAGCTCCGCTGGCCCAACCAGGACCCGGGCAGCTGGGCGCAGAAGCTGTTCATCGTCGTCGTGATGACGGTGCCCTTCGTGCTGGCCTGGGTGCTGGGCGACTCGATGCGGACCAGGCGGGCCTACTTCGACCAGCTGGAGGAGCGCGCCGCCCGGCTGGAGCGGGAGCGCGAGGCGCAGTCGAAGGTCGCGGTGGCCGCCGAGCGGGCCCGTATCGCCCGTGAGCTCCACGACGTCGTCGCGCACAACGTCTCGGTGATGGTGGTGCAGGCCGACGGCGCCGCCTATGTGATGGACGCGGCACCCGACCAGGCCCGGCAGGCGCTGGAGACGATCTCCAGCACCGGCCGGCAGGCTCTCGCGGAGATGCGCCGGCTGCTCGGTGTGCTGCGCACCGGCGACGTGCCGGAGAGCGGTGAGTACGTCCCGCAGCCCGACGTCGAGCAGATCGAGGAGCTGGTCGACCAGGTCGTCCAGTCCGGTCTGGCCGTCGACTTCAAGATCGAGGGCACCCCGCGCCCGCTGCCCAGCGGTGTCGAGCTGACCGCGTACCGCATCGTGCAGGAGGCGCTGACCAACACCCGCAAGCACGGCGGCCCGAACGCCGGGGCCAGCGTGCGGCTGGTCTACTTCGACGACGGACTCGGCCTGCTGGTGGAGGACGACGGCCGGGGGGCCGCGCACGAACTGTACGAGGACGGCGGCGCCGACGGTGCGGGCCACGGGATGATCGGCATGCGCGAGCGGGTCGGCATGGTCGGCGGCACGCTGGACGCCGGACCGCGCCCCGGCGGCGGATTCCGGATCAGCGCGCTGCTGCCGCTCAAACCGGCCAGCTGA